One Halobaculum sp. CBA1158 DNA segment encodes these proteins:
- the ppsA gene encoding phosphoenolpyruvate synthase produces MAVLWLDDVSADDLDTVGGKGASLGELTGAGLPVPPGFVVTAGTYRTFIEEAGIDEELFAAVDIDPEDSAELRAAEEAARELILGTELPESVREGILEAYRSMADGDEGAFVAVRSSATAEDLPDASFAGQQETFLNVREDALIERVKECWASLFSQRAIYYRQRQGFPHSEVDIAVVVQRMVDAEKSGVMFTSHPSTGEPEIIIEAAWGLGEAVVSGSVSPDNYVVDRETAAVEDVTVADKKILMEKDLETGETVERAVSDEKREERVLTDAEIERLVELGRRVEDHYGDPQDVEWAIHDGEVYMLQSRPITTISDSAGGTGTDPSSTERASVTNGGSDAETVAGATATGTDGGEGDDEVLFRGLGASPGIVSGEVRIVTKLDHLDQVKEGDLIVTEMTMPDMVPAMKRAVGIVTDEGGMTSHAAIVSRELGVPAVVGTGSATSALSDGQVVTIDGDKGTIRRGSAAERGEDEHEPVEAVRPETPVKPMTATEVKVNVSIPEAAERAAATGADGVGLLRIEHMVLSLGVTPEKFIADNGADAYVEELVEGIREVAEEFYPRPVRARTLDAPTDEFRELEGGETEPDEHNPMMGWRGIRRSLDKTDVFRQELTAFKRLYEMGYDNVELMLPLVNDADDVEAAKGHMEAVGIDPAKRRWGVMIETPASALAIEELAECGIDFASFGTNDLTQYTLAVDRNNSNVADRFDELHPTVLSLIGEVIETCRELDVDTSICGQAGSKPEMVDFLVEEGVTSISANIDAVRDVQHEVKRTEQKLILDDVR; encoded by the coding sequence ATGGCTGTACTTTGGCTGGACGACGTTTCCGCCGACGACCTGGATACCGTCGGCGGGAAAGGGGCCTCGTTGGGCGAGTTGACCGGCGCGGGCCTCCCGGTTCCGCCGGGGTTCGTGGTGACCGCGGGTACCTACCGGACGTTCATCGAGGAGGCCGGCATCGACGAGGAGCTGTTCGCGGCCGTCGACATCGACCCCGAGGACTCCGCCGAGCTGCGCGCGGCCGAGGAGGCGGCCCGCGAGCTTATCCTCGGGACGGAGCTCCCCGAGTCCGTCCGCGAGGGGATCCTCGAGGCCTATCGGTCGATGGCCGACGGCGACGAGGGGGCGTTCGTCGCCGTGCGGTCGTCGGCGACCGCGGAGGACCTCCCCGACGCCTCCTTCGCCGGCCAGCAGGAGACGTTCCTCAACGTCCGCGAGGACGCGCTGATCGAGCGCGTCAAGGAGTGCTGGGCGTCGCTGTTCTCCCAGCGCGCGATCTACTACCGCCAGCGACAGGGCTTCCCGCACTCGGAGGTCGACATCGCGGTCGTCGTCCAGCGGATGGTCGACGCCGAGAAGTCCGGCGTGATGTTCACCTCCCACCCCTCGACGGGGGAGCCCGAGATCATCATCGAGGCCGCGTGGGGACTGGGCGAAGCGGTCGTCTCCGGCTCTGTCTCCCCCGACAACTACGTCGTCGACCGCGAGACGGCGGCCGTCGAGGACGTGACCGTCGCCGACAAGAAGATCCTCATGGAGAAGGACCTCGAGACGGGCGAGACCGTCGAGCGTGCGGTCTCCGACGAGAAGCGTGAGGAACGCGTGCTCACGGACGCCGAGATCGAGCGACTCGTCGAGCTAGGGCGGCGGGTCGAGGACCACTACGGCGACCCGCAGGACGTGGAGTGGGCGATCCACGACGGCGAGGTGTACATGCTCCAGTCGCGTCCGATCACGACCATCTCCGACTCGGCGGGCGGGACCGGAACCGACCCCTCGAGCACGGAGCGCGCGAGCGTCACCAACGGCGGCTCCGACGCGGAGACCGTCGCGGGCGCGACCGCGACGGGGACCGACGGCGGCGAGGGCGACGACGAGGTCCTGTTCCGGGGGCTCGGCGCGTCGCCGGGGATCGTCTCCGGCGAGGTGCGCATCGTCACGAAGCTCGACCACCTCGACCAGGTGAAGGAGGGCGACCTCATCGTCACCGAGATGACGATGCCGGACATGGTGCCCGCGATGAAGCGCGCGGTCGGTATCGTCACCGACGAGGGCGGCATGACCAGCCACGCGGCCATCGTCTCGCGCGAACTCGGCGTCCCGGCGGTCGTCGGGACCGGCTCGGCGACGAGCGCGCTCTCGGACGGCCAGGTCGTCACCATCGACGGGGACAAGGGGACGATCCGCCGGGGCAGCGCCGCCGAACGCGGCGAGGACGAGCACGAACCCGTCGAGGCCGTGCGCCCCGAGACGCCGGTCAAGCCGATGACCGCGACGGAGGTGAAGGTGAACGTCTCCATCCCGGAGGCCGCAGAACGCGCCGCAGCGACGGGCGCGGACGGCGTCGGCCTCCTGCGGATCGAGCACATGGTGCTGTCGCTGGGCGTCACGCCCGAGAAGTTCATCGCGGACAACGGCGCTGACGCGTACGTCGAGGAACTGGTCGAGGGCATCCGCGAGGTCGCCGAGGAGTTCTACCCCCGGCCCGTCCGCGCCCGCACCCTCGACGCTCCGACCGACGAGTTCCGCGAGTTGGAGGGCGGGGAGACCGAGCCCGACGAGCACAACCCGATGATGGGGTGGCGCGGGATCCGCCGGTCGCTCGACAAGACCGACGTGTTCCGCCAGGAGCTGACGGCGTTCAAGCGGCTCTACGAGATGGGCTACGACAACGTCGAGCTGATGCTCCCGCTGGTGAACGACGCCGACGACGTGGAGGCCGCCAAGGGCCACATGGAGGCCGTCGGCATCGACCCCGCGAAGCGCCGCTGGGGCGTGATGATCGAGACGCCCGCGAGCGCGCTCGCCATCGAGGAGTTGGCCGAGTGCGGCATCGACTTCGCCTCCTTCGGGACGAACGACCTCACGCAGTACACGCTCGCGGTCGACCGCAACAACAGCAACGTCGCCGACCGATTCGACGAGCTTCACCCGACGGTCCTCTCGCTCATCGGCGAGGTGATCGAGACGTGTCGCGAACTCGACGTGGACACGAGCATCTGCGGGCAGGCCGGCTCGAAGCCCGAGATGGTCGACTTCCTCGTCGAGGAGGGCGTCACGAGCATCTCCGCGAACATCGACGCCGTCCGCGACGTGCAACACGAGGTCAAGCGCACCGAGCAGAAGCTGATCCTCGACGACGTGCGCTGA